The Nicotiana tabacum cultivar K326 chromosome 5, ASM71507v2, whole genome shotgun sequence sequence GAGTAATTCAGGTTTTTTGTTAAGTCACTGATAGATATCAAATTATATGAAAATTTGGTTACTAAAGTTGAACGAAGAGAAGAGCCCCCACCTATTCCTTTAGCTACTGTTTTCTGTCTTTAGCTaacttatagcttgtttggccaagcttctaaaattacCTTATTTTGAGAaggtgcttttctcaaaagtacttttcaaaaaattatttttggtgaGAACCATGTTTGGGTAActaatttgaaaagtacttttagtAAAAATTGTacgggcgccctatttggtcgcccacatttaacctatacctattttttaaaaaacttttaatttgtacccactttttaaataacttcagctccatttctcctccttcttcccctccttcgttttcttcttcttctttcttctactgctgttggtgctgctatgaaacttcagttcatgagATGATTGTcataaatatgtttatcagattatttaaaaacaaattataaataattacaaatgaactaaataactagCTGTAACTATATTAGATGGGTAGATTCTTGGTGTATATGTTTGTTAGAGATCTTGGTCATCTGTATTTTGACCCTTGTATTATCAttcccttttttcttctttcaaagctATGTAATAGTAAATTTAGACTATGTTACTTGTTGATTAACCAATTAGTTCACAGGCACGTTAGTTTCAGTTGCAAGATTTTTGTTGAAATTGGTGACTTTACTGATCAGTGAATGATGATGAGTTATTGGATTTGTGCatactctccttttcttttcttgttgcaTAATTACAAACAAAATACAGATGACCAAGATCCCAAACAAACATaaatagtgctgaagtttttacaaatgaactaaataactcagttacaaaacaaaaacttcagctctagagctgaagttcgccagttacaaaacaaaaactcgccagttacaaaaacaaaaacttcagctctagagctgaagttcgccagttacaaaaagaaaaacttcgtcagttacaaaacaaaagcttcagctCTGGAGCTGaaattcgccagttacaaacaaaaacttcgccagttactgttcgctagttacaaaacaaaaacttcagccctagagctgaagttcgtcaGTTACAAAAAGAAAGACTTcgtcagttacaaaacaaaaacttcagcacatttGGTTCAACACACTTGCTACTTCGGTCCCATCTACTctaatgctgaagttttgcgtgattgcctttgctacttcagccccgtatgcttaAGTTATGAGAAAAAACGGGTacacttgtaattttttttgcaaagcggacacaagttaaaacgtgacacaaaaagcgggtatagatgcaaatggcccgtacttttgagcagtaattagtatttggccaagcttttgaaaactacttctaagtgtatttttctcaaaagtgcttatcagaaaagtacttttgaaaagaagctacttttttctgtttctcaaaaaatgcttctgcttctccttaaaagtactttttttggttccaaaagcttggccaaacacatcaatttttggtcaaaagtgcttttggtacaaaaaaaaaaaaggcactTTTGGCTCAAAAAAAGCTTGCAGGCTATTAACTATGGAATAGTACCTAGACCAAAGGGGAATGTCTAGAGAATTTATTTTGTTACAAGATATCTGATTAGAGACACCAGTTGatttatattttctaattttgctcctattttaataaatttgaaaaaaattaatGTGGTTAAGAATAAATACTAGTGGCAAATTATGATTAAGAATAAATACAGATAATTCAATTAAATTAGTTTTTTAAGAAATGTGTAAAAGCAAGAGTGACAGACAGGTAAACTAGTAATTACAAGCAGAAAACACGAAATAAAGATTTCTTTCACACAATGAGAGAAAGAAGAGAGGCCTCTGCCAATAGTCATAGGAAGCTCAAAAGTGTCTCCTAGTTTCTGAGATAGAAACTAGAATTCGAGAATGTTCTTTCGAACCGTTGAAGTGAATTCTAGAATGTTAGCCGATGCTGGGATTTTGACGGTGGGCTCGCCGCGGTTACTGGGTAAACGGGTCTAAAATTTTGACGGCGAAGTTTGCTGAAAAGCGAAAACTAATTATTTGGAGAATCAATTTAGTTTTTCAGTAATTGAGAGAAAGAGGCTTCTGACATTTGTTGAATTTTGTGCAGGTAATTCCAAAAGAACGCCTCGGCTTTGTGAAAGAGCACGGTATAGGGTTAAGTCCTGCATGTTTAGCAGCACTGAGTTCAGTATCTAATGCTCCTGCAGAGGATTCTGGTCTCACCTATACTGGCATGATCAGAATTATTCCTGATTTATCTACCAGATGCAGAATCCCTTGGTACTACTTCAAACTTGTTTATAAATACTTGACATGTTCTGCCTTTTTTCTTTGTTCTCCTGACTTTAAGTCTTAATTTTAGCTTATCTATGTGGTATGTTGTCTTTATTGATTTCCTTGATAAATCATAGTATATGATAAGACCTCTTTCGTTTTATTTGAATGGTTAGCTATGGGGATTTTGTCAACTTTTGTCTGTGCTGTCTTCTCAGAAACAATAAAGAACTTTTTTCAAGTTCGTGCATTGTTGTAACTCTGAGATAATCATTTTCAGGATCATTTTCTATGTTTGGTTGAGTATGAAAGTAGGTGACGTACAGCAATTGCACTAGGTGCAGGATGTTTTTTGAGAATATTTTGGATATGTTTGGGTATTAAAGGTTGATAATAATGTCTAAGTATTGGTTAAAGTGAGATTGAATAAGAGTTAACATATGGTATGTGGTCAGTTACACAGTCACTAACAGGAAGTTTAATATAATGGAGTGAAACTAAATAGGATTTGAGATAACATTATGGAGTATATTCTAAAATTATGCGGATAATaaagggaaaaaggaaaaaaaaaaacaataatcaTGAGAAAATCTGGACATATATCATCCCAACAAATCATTTTCCAGCACAGAAGAGTTTCTCCTTTTTCAGctctaaaacatcaaattttgttCTTTTTAGAGTAGTATATGTATTCGGTGGTTCATGATTCCATTATCACTTGCTCCAGAGCCTCCATATTATCACCCTTCCAATTTATGTTTGCTAGATGTTACTAAATTCAATTATGCAAGAGCTGTAATTGTAAAGTATGAAAAACTGATGCTTTTTTTTTGTATGATATCATGTGGTATATTTTAAGAATGTGAAGGAAACACAGAGAACACCAATACAGAGTATCTTGTAGTTGAATTGTCTATAATTGTACAGACATTGATGTCCAACTGTTTCGTTGTTTATTATCTGAATGTATAGATCACTGTCTGGCGAAGTTCAAGTGAGATAACAAGTTTAATCCTAACTTGGTCAGATTTTAATTTTTCCTGCCATTATTGTTTCAATGGCAGAAACATAGTAATCATGTTTAGTGTGCATCTTTTGATCCAGGGAAAAGAAGCAGGAAATGTGCTTAGCTGACATGGTAACTAAACCTGGTAAACCATGGGAATATTGTCCAAGAGAAGTGTTTCGGAAAGTCTCTAAAATTTTAAAAGATGAATTTGACTTGGTATGTCTAATATCTTTTGTGCAAGAATTAGAAAGTCTTACTTGGTATGTCTAATATCTTTTCATCTGATGCATATCGACATGTTTCAGGTTGTGAATGCCGGctttgaaattgaattttatcTTTTGAAGAGTGTGATGAGGTAGGTATTTTGTTTTAGAGTTTCTCATCTTTAAAATGTTACACTAAATTTGTATAAACAACATTATAAAGGAATGGCAAAGAAGATTGGGTGCCAATTGATAAGACCTCTTACTGTTCTACATCAGCATTTGATGTTGCATCCTCTATATTAGAAGATATCAACATACATCTTCAAACGATGAATATTTCAGTTGAACAGGTAAGTTTTGCATTTCCTTGAATGCTTGCTTGCAAATTGATGTTTCTCATGGTGTCTATGCACGCAGTACTGCATATACTAGGAGCTTTTAGCATGCATTTCTCTA is a genomic window containing:
- the LOC107821278 gene encoding uncharacterized protein LOC107821278 — protein: MIRIIPDLSTRCRIPWEKKQEMCLADMVTKPGKPWEYCPREVFRKVSKILKDEFDLVVNAGFEIEFYLLKSVMRNGKEDWVPIDKTSYCSTSAFDVASSILEDINIHLQTMNISVEQIQRSCRSLKPGFAGHGGSFAAALDFLRPVVVLRGRSPFYAVHGEGLRGVYLNGLSSYFSLFKTLKHKRYERIGGGIEG